Sequence from the Microbacterium sp. AZCO genome:
AGCGCACGGACGGCCCCGCCGCGGGCGGACCATCCCTCGACGGCGGCGTCGAGCACGAATCCCCCCGCCTCGACGGTGCGGACAGCGCCGCCGAGCCGATCGGATGCCTCGAGCAGCGTCACCCGCAGCCCGACCTTGGCGCATTCGAGCGCCCCGACGAGCCCGGCGATACCGCCGCCCACGACGATGACGTGCCGCTCGCGCACCGCCGACGCAACAGCGTCGAGTGCGTCGGCGGGTTCCGATCCGGCCATGCTCGCCTCCCGTTCCATCCTCGCACCGCCGCCCTGGGCGGACGGTGGCCCCGCCCGGCGCCCCGGTGCGAGACTGGCCGGATGACCCTCCACATCACGGGCGACGAGGCCGCCGACCGTCTGCTCACCGACGATCCGCTCGCCCTGCTCATCGGCATGCTCCTCGACCAGCAGGTCGCGATGGAGACGGCGTTCGCGGGGCCGCTCAAGATCGAGCAGCGCGTGGGATCGGTGGATGCTGCGACCCTCGCCGGCTACGACCCGGAGGCGTTCGTCGAGGTCTTCCGCACTCCTCCCGCCGTTCACCGCTACCCGGGGTCGATGGCCGGACGCGTGCAGGCGCTGTGCGCCGCCCTCGAGCAGGACTGGGGAGGCGATGCCGCTGCCCTCTGGACCCGCGACGACCCCGACGGCCGCGAGGTGCTGCGCCGACTCAAGGGCCTGCCCGGCTTCGGCGAGCAGAAGGCGAAGATCTTCCTGGCGCTGCTCGGGAAGCAGTACGGGTTCACGGGCGCGGGCTGGCGCGAGGCATCCACCCCCTACGGCGACGAGGGGACGCACCGCAGCGTCGCCGACATCACGAGCGCCGAGTCGCTCGCGAAGGTGCGCGAGCACAAGCGCGCGATGAAGGCCGCGGCTCGCGAGGCGAAGGGGTAGGCCCCGCGGCCCGCGCCGAGCGCGCCTGTTTCCTGCGAGCGCTGCGTCGCGGCGATCCCGCGCTCGCAGGAAAGCGCAGCGCTCGGACGCCGAGTCGCCGACACGGCGCGTGGCGCCACCCGCGCTCGCAGGAAAGTGCAGCGCTCGGACGTGTAGTCGCCGGGTCGCCCTATCGTTGATCCGTGCGGCTGAGGTTCTTCGGCGGGCTCGCCCTCGCGGGCCCCGCGGGCGAGACGATCGCCGTGCACGGGCGTGGGCAGCAGGCGCTGCTGTTCCGGCTCGCGGTCGACGCGGGCACGACGGTGGCCTACCGGCCGCTCGCGGAAGACGTCTGGCCCGAGGATGCTCCCGAGGATCCCCGGGCGTCGCTGCAGTCGCTCGTGTCGCGGCTGCGCCGCGCGCTCGGTGCCGATTCGATCGAGTCGACGCCGGGCGGCTACCGCCTTGCCGTCGAGCGCGCTGATGTCGACGTGACGGAGTTCCAGGACCTCGTCGCCGCCGCGCGTACGAGCACCGACCCGGTGGAGGCATCCGCCCTCTCCCGCCAGGCCCTCGCGCTGTGGACCGGCGACCCCTGGACCCCGGGCCCCGAGTTCGACTGGGTCGTCCGGGACCTGCTGGAGGACCGCGCGCACGCCGAACGGCTGGCCCGCGTCACTCCCCCACCCGCGGAGCCGGCCGCCGTTCCGCCGGCGCCCGCCGCCATCCCCGCGGCCCTCACCCCGCTCGTCGGACGCCAGCGCGAGCTCGCGACGATCGGCGCGCAGCTCGGCGCCGAGCGGCTCGTGACGCTCATCGGCCCCGGCGGCGCCGGCAAGACGACCCTCGCGCTCGAGACGGCGCGGGCCTGGGGCGACGCGACGGTCGTGGTCGAGCTCGCCCCGGCGGCGGCCGGAGAGGTGTGGGCGGCGGTCGCCGCGGCGGCGGGGCGCAGCATCCGCATCGGCGATGCGTCCGGCTCGTCGGCGCCGCTGTCGCCCCGACAGCGCGCACTCGACGCGCTCGCGGGCCGGCGGGTGCTCATCGTGCTCGACAACTGCGAGCACGTGTCGGCGGAGGCCGCCGACGTCGCGCTGACTTTGCTGCGGGCGACGCCCGCGGCCCGCATCCTGGCGACGAGCCGCGAGCCGCTGGGCATCGCGGGCGAGGCGTTCGTCGACCTCGGACCGCTTCCGGCGGAGGATGCCGTGGAGCTCTTCGCGCGCCGCGTGAGAGCCGCCCGCGGCACCGGACCGGCCGACGACGAGGCCGCGACCGTCGAGCGCATCGTGCGGCGGCTCGACGGACTTCCGCTCGCGCTCGAGCTCGCCGCGGCACGCGCCCGCACCCTGACGCTCGCCGAGATCGACGAGGGTCTCGACGACCGGTTCGCCCTGCTCGCCGCGGGCCCGCGCACGGCCGACCCGCGCCACCAGACGCTGCGCGCCCTCATCGACTGGAGCTGGGAGACCCTGACCGACGCGGAGCGCGACGCGCTGCTCGCGGCGTCCGTCTTCCCCGACGGCATCGCGGCGAACGACACCCGCGTGGTCGCGACGCAGTTCGAGACGGATGCCGGCGCCTTCGACCAGCTCGTCGACCGGTCGCTCCTGCGCCGCAGCGACGGCGGCTACCGCATGCTCGAGACGGTCCGTGAATACGGGCTCGATCGGCTGCGCGCGACGGCGCGCGAGCCCGACGCCCGCGGCCGTCAGGCCCGGGC
This genomic interval carries:
- a CDS encoding HhH-GPD-type base excision DNA repair protein, with protein sequence MTLHITGDEAADRLLTDDPLALLIGMLLDQQVAMETAFAGPLKIEQRVGSVDAATLAGYDPEAFVEVFRTPPAVHRYPGSMAGRVQALCAALEQDWGGDAAALWTRDDPDGREVLRRLKGLPGFGEQKAKIFLALLGKQYGFTGAGWREASTPYGDEGTHRSVADITSAESLAKVREHKRAMKAAAREAKG
- a CDS encoding ATPase, which gives rise to MRLRFFGGLALAGPAGETIAVHGRGQQALLFRLAVDAGTTVAYRPLAEDVWPEDAPEDPRASLQSLVSRLRRALGADSIESTPGGYRLAVERADVDVTEFQDLVAAARTSTDPVEASALSRQALALWTGDPWTPGPEFDWVVRDLLEDRAHAERLARVTPPPAEPAAVPPAPAAIPAALTPLVGRQRELATIGAQLGAERLVTLIGPGGAGKTTLALETARAWGDATVVVELAPAAAGEVWAAVAAAAGRSIRIGDASGSSAPLSPRQRALDALAGRRVLIVLDNCEHVSAEAADVALTLLRATPAARILATSREPLGIAGEAFVDLGPLPAEDAVELFARRVRAARGTGPADDEAATVERIVRRLDGLPLALELAAARARTLTLAEIDEGLDDRFALLAAGPRTADPRHQTLRALIDWSWETLTDAERDALLAASVFPDGIAANDTRVVATQFETDAGAFDQLVDRSLLRRSDGGYRMLETVREYGLDRLRATAREPDARGRQARAMVELARPREPLLRGPKVRQGLAWFDANDENFSAALRTCVDRADLVETGVELVRVMLWPGLMRERFEELTGGIGRFASGDAPLDSEAAVVVNGVGMLLTLMTSAAGLGDGDLGIDRAEFERGRARIVEAAAQHPSDLTAILPPLLSAAAQALARHDGGWGWSRGFEVPDIAPDAPAWSHAFVAMIRSAVAQNSGDVDTLGVESERAVRMFRDLGDVWGIAFASQMRSEWLTLEGRLEEALAVADASTEGFTGLTSVSDLLQQRSQGLAILLRLGRLDEARARLAQIEATAKADGSDRALAQARMTAATVDIAAGDGEAALRHLDGLGSQLAPNFPDQLTAWAGSKRAQALILVGRADDAAAALRTALALALRSGDQPIIADVALSLAGCFAGRGQDASAARALAASAALRGRVDASEPFYRRIAGDIEAAPELSSDAALEELQTLAEELP